The genomic segment TACGTTGTTTTATCATTTTGGGGGCAAGGTCAGGCAATTCCTCGGCGATTTTAACGCGATGTACGGCGTCAAAAGGAGCGTCGCAACGTCGTCGGGCACGGCGGCCATCCATGTGGCGCTGGGCGCGGCGGGCGTGACGGCCGGCGACGAGGTGATCACGAGTCCGATCACCGATCAGGGCACGGTCATCGGCATCCTGTATCAGAATGCCATTCCGGTGTTCGCGGATGTACTGCCCGACACGTACAATCTCGATCCCGCATCGGTCGAGGCGAAGATTACGCCTCGCACGAAGGCGATCGTCGTCGTTCATCTTGCCGGCAACCCATGCGATATGGACGCGCTGATGTCTATAGCCCGCCGGCATAACCTGAAGCTGATCGAGGACTGCGCGCAAAGCTATCTCACAACCTACAAGGGTCGGCTTATCGGTACGATAGGCGACTACGGCTGTTTCAGCACAAACGACTTCAAGCATATCTCTACCGGGGACGGGGGGATCGTGACCGTCAACTCGGGCAACGATGAGGACTATGCGGTCACCCATGCGTTCGCGGATAAAAACTATCAGCGTTTTACGAACGCGGTGCAGCGCGAAATTCACCATCTGGCGCCAAACTACCGGATGACCGAGCTGCAAGGCGCGGTCGGCATCGCCCAACTGCGCAAGCTGCCCTGGATTTGCGCGAAGCGGACCGAGTACGGCAACCGATTGACCGAAGCGTTGGCCGGGTTACCCGGTCTTGTGCCGCCGAAGGTAACAGAAGGCGGCACGAGCACGTATTGGTTTTACCTGTTCCGCTTGGAACCGTCGCGCTTGAGCGGGACGGTCGACGAGTTCTGCGCGGCCCTTCAGGCGGAGGGGATTCCTTGCTCGCGGGGCTACATTCCGCAGCCGATCTACATGCAGTCAATGCTGCGCAACCGGGAAGCTTATCCGGGAACGCATTACCCGTTCGAGCTGTCTCCGGAGATCGCCTACGGTGAAGGACTATGTCCGGTGGCGGAAGAGGTATTGCGGACGTCGGTTCGTCTGACGATCAGCGAGTTCTACACGGGGGATGACATCGAAGCCATGATCGAGGCGGTCCGCAAAGTCGCCGCAAGCCGTATCGGGTGATATAACCTGCGACACGCCAATCCGGCTATAGGGGAGGTCGTTCGCTATAAAGATACCGGGTCGAGACGGGCGTGCCAGACAGCCTGCGCCTGGTCGAGAGATGCATAAGATCGACTGAAAAAGGTACAGTCACTCCATAAATGGAGGAGACTGTACCTTTTTATCTGGTGCAGCAAGTGCTACTGTCCAAAGGAACAGGTGTGTCGACTTGTCTAAGCGGGCGGCTCAGGATTCGTCCAGGAAGCGGGCATACGCCAGGGTGCGCTGGAGGAGCGTCGCCGCCTCGGCGCGGCTTGCTGATTCGGACAGCCGAAGTCGGCCTTGGTCGTCGCCCTTGAGAATGTCCGATGCCGTGAGTGCAGCGACGCTGGGAGATGCCCAATGCGATGCGTCGTAATCGGTGAAACGGCCCATGTCGACGAGCGCCTCCGGCAGCCTAGATCCGGTCAGCGCCAAGGCCCGCGCCAGCATGGCCGCCAATTCTTGCCGGGTGACGACATCGTCTGGACGGAAGCTGTCCGCTTTATCGCCTTCGATGACGCCGGCGCGCGCTGCGGCTGCAACACTCGCGGCATACGGCGAATCGGCAGGAACATCGCGGAAGGTTTTGTCCGCCGTAGCCGAACCTAACAAATCCAGGGCGAAGCTTCGGGCGAGCAAGGCGGCGAATTCGCCGCGGCTGACCGATGCGTCCGGGTCAAAGACCTGGGCGCTTCTTCCGTTGACCAGTCCTTTGGCCGCAAGCCGCTCTACGGCAGATTGGGCCCAGTGCTGCTTCATATCGGCAAAATATATATCACGATCCGATACAAGGGCGTAGTAGCCTTCGGCAACGAACGGCGCCGGGATCTGTATCGTGCCGTTCTCCCGCACGACAGACGGTATAAAGCGAAGCTGGCCGGAAGCTTTCGGCAGCATAACTGCATGATGTGCCGACTCCTGATCGCCACTCTTCATCATCAGCTTCAGATCGAACAGATTGAGCGAGAGCGGCTTGTTCTGATCGTCGCGGATATCGACGCCGACGGGAGTCGTCAGCAAGCGCGAGCCGCCCGACGTCGCGAGCCGGCGGGCCGAATCCGCGAGGGAAGCGGGAGCTTCCTGCAGGCGAAGCGTGATGCGCTGGCGGCCGGCACTTTTTTCTACGAGCTGTGCGACCGGTATTTCCAGCGATGCCCCTTCGGATTGCAGGACGAGGATCAACTGGTTGTTGCGTTCCGCAAGCTTCAGCAGTTCATTGATTCGCAGCTCCGCCTCGGACCCGGGCAGGATAAGCTTGCCGCTCCTGATCTGCTCATCGGTGATCGTGTAAGTAACTGTCCCGGCAGTCAGCGTAAGAGGAGCAAGGAACGGCGAAGGCGAGGGTGTTGTTGTCGGTATCGGCGTTGACGTCGGCCCGTCATCGGCGCTGACCACGATCTCGACTGTGGCCGTCCGACCGCCGTAGCTGGCGCTGACGAGGCTGCGGCCCGCGCCCAAGGCGCTGACTGCACCGGACGCTCCGACTGCGGCGACGGCCTCCGAGCTGCTGGCGTATTTGGCTTGAACCGTCACATCAACCTTGGTACCCAGGTCGGTCAGCGCATAGACCTTTGAGTGGCCCTGCTCTCCCTTTTCCCATGTACCGTTGAGGACGAGCTCGACGGCCTCCACCGCGGATGGCAGCGCGACGTCTTTGAGCGCCATACGGTACATATTGGCGCCTTTGGCGTAATAAAGCGTGCCGTCGTCAGCGCGGTCCATCAGCGATATCGTGCCTGAATCGAGTACTTTCCACGCCAGAGTGGACGGCTGAATGGCCACAAGCTGACGATTCAGCGTCGTATACAGCGTGCCGTCGTCTCCCCAGCGTATGTAGTACGGTCTCCAGGTGCTGTTGCTGACATAGTTGCTGGGGAAAATCATTTTGCTCTTGACGACTTCCAGCGTATTCGGGTCGAGTGCAAAAACGGTGCCCGATGAGATCGTCCATAACAGGCCGTCGGGGCCGAAGGACAGGTCGCCGATCATTTTGGGGGCGACATCGATCCCCGGAATGACGGGCGTGGCTTCCTTTACCACCTGCTCGGACTGGACATCCCAGACGAATATTTTGGCTTTTTCCTCCGTAGGGGTTGAACCTCCGCCGCCCCAGATCGAAGTGCCTCCGTATATTTTTCCGTCCTTGTAGGCCATGCCGATGATGCTTTGATTGTGGATGACATTGTTGAATTCCTTCCATTCGCCAGTCGTGTCATCGTAAACGGTCAGTGATCCGCCCAGGTAGCCATAGGTGGGGATCGTGCCGACAAACAGCTTGTCGTCGCCGCTCTCCAGCGCGAAGGGGCGGTCCTGCGCGTTGCCGATGTCGTAGGCAAGTCCGGGGTTGGAATCGGAAGTATAGCCGAATTGGAACGGCAGCGCAGGATCGTACCGGTACATGACGGCTCCGCCGTACGTTCCGAAATACGTTTTGCCGTTCAGAAACCCGATGCCCTCCGGCTGCGGGAAGTTGGCGGCATTATGCTCCACTGCGCCCGTGGCCGGGTTATAAATGCTCATCGCGGTCACGTAGCCGCCGGTATAGACCCGGCCGTCGTCGCCGATTTCGATCGACTGGATCTCAATGCCGGTCGTATCGATATCCATCGCCTTCGACTGCGTCCATCCGTCATCCGGATCGATCAGGATGTATTCGGTATATTCCAGCAGCATCGCCAGAACCGGCTTGCCGGCCTTTGGACCGCTGTCCGGCGTCACCCATCCGATCTGGGAAGGAACGGACATCGGCAGCGTCGGAATGCCGCCGATTTTTTCCGTTTGCTTGCCGGAGAGGCTGTATCGGTACAAGCTGCCGTCATTTTTGTAATAGATGTAGTCCGGGTTCGTCGGGGAAGGAGGAGATACTTTTTGCTTGAAGACGAGGTTGGCCTCCACTTCCAGGCTTTGTTCGTCGATCACGATCAGCGAAGATCGCTCATCCCGGATCAGCACCTTCCCGCCGTAGACCCAAACGTCTGCGCCCATACGTGCCTGGCCGCTGTACGGGGTGACGATTTCCTGCTGCGCGCCGTTCTCCCGGTCGAGCCTGACGACGGCGTCGGGCAGGCCCAACGCAACATACACATAGCGGTCAGTAACGGCGATGCCGCGCGCATAGGTTTGCGCGTCATTCACCCGGATCGGGCCGAGGTCCGTGAACGCGCCGCTTGCGATATCGTATTCGAATACTTTTGCGCTGCCGGTCGTGGAGCCGTATATTTTCCCGTCGGCGGATGCAGCCAAATCCCAGACCCATTTGTCGGACGGATTGGCGCCAAGATTCGTAATTTTTTTCTCCTGCGGGTCATAACGGTACAGGATGCCGTCGTTCGTGCCGGAGAAATAAATGCGGCCGTCCGAGCCCTGTACGATCGCGTACAGGTGCGTAATTCCCGGCACTTTTTGCGTAAATAAAATGTCGCCGTTCATGGCATTGACGGCATAGAAGGAGGCCGGGTTGTCGGTGGAGCCGGATACGGCGAAGTACAGCTCCCCGCCTTGGGCGGCATAGGGCTTGAATTCGCCGCCAACCGTAGGCGAAGCTTGGACGACCGGACCCAGAAGCTCCGGCGCTTTGAATTCCGGGCCGAAGTCGGCCGCCTGTTCAAGAGCGATATCGTCATAGTAGGCTTCGCCGACGCTGCCGTAGCCGGAGTAGATAAATACGACGGCAGCGTTCGATCCCTGCGGCGCCACGGAAGAATGCTCGACAAGCTGCCATTCCGCACCGGAAGCCGGCGCAATCGTTTCTCCGCTATAGGAAATGACGGCTCCTTCGGCATTAAAATAGGCGATATTTAACGTAACGGAACCGCTCACGGCGTGGACGTAACCGGACAGCGCGTAACTTTTGCCCGGTTCAGCCGTTATTTTCGAGCTGTACAGCCAATAGGACAGATCCGTTCGCGTATCTATAACTTGAAGGCTCTGGCTTCCGCTGCGTTTGACATCGGTGGCAAGATTGAAGCCTTCCGTACCGTACACTTGCGTCCATCCGGGAATGCCGGCTTCGGCTGCTGCTTCGAAGCCCGGATTCAGCAGAGAGGGGGGGAGCGGTTCTCCGGGTTCTTCATAAGCCGATACATCGTCAAGATAGGCGCTTCCGGTCTGGCTGCCAACGAGATAGATCAGCGCCGAAGCGGCATTGGGGGGAGCGACATCTGTCGAGGAGATATGTTGCCACTCTCCCTCGCTTCCGGAGACGGCAACCGTCTTGTGTCCGGCGATCGGGTCGCCGCTGTTGTCGATAAAGCGGAGGTTGAACTCAAACTGCGCGTTGTCTTGCATGAAGGCGTATCCTTCAATCGTGTAGGTTTTGCCGGGAGTCACAGGGAAATGGCTGCTGTACATTTTGACGCCGGAGTCGTTCAGCAACAGGCTGTAGTCGCCCGAGTGCGCCGATGCGGATGAGACGCTTGCAGGGTTTCCTTCGAATTGCCACCAGTTGCCGTCAGGAACCCCGGTTGCGTCACTTGTCTCGAAGCCGGGGTTGTCGATGGATAGCGGTATTCGCGTATCGGGCGTGTCCGCACCGTAAACCGTCGGTGCCAGCAGGGAGATCAGCAAAGCGCTTACAAGTATGATGGAGAGCGGCAGACGGATTGTGTATCCCACGTACGATTCCCCTCCTATTATTGAACAGCGATTTGGCAGTCCTTTCTTTTTTGCCTGGCAAGAACGACATCCTTTACAGCCATTAAGCCTCACCCCCTCTCCATCGTCTGCTGTCAATGGCCCGTAATCGGCTCCATCAAGTCGGATATGCGTTCCAGCATGGCTTCGGCCGTCTCCATGCCGGACCAGTAATGCTTCATTCGGCCGTACAGCTCGTGAACCGCTTCCGGATCGGGCAGCAGATCGTGAATGTACAAGCTTTGATCGAGCGTTCGGTCATCGGCCCCGATCGCTTCCATCCGTTCTTCGCCCCGAATCGATTGATTGACGTCGGTCAGCGGCGAGAGCAATCCCGACGTTTCCGACACTCGCAACTGAACCTCGCGATCCAGCAGCAGCTCCAGGAATAGCTTGGCTTCTTTCTTTTTGCGGCTGGCCCGTGTCACTAGCATCCCGTTGGCAATCAAAAGGCCGGAGTTGCTTCCGGGGATTGAAGTGAGCGGATAGTCCCAGGCATCGTCAAATCCAAGCAAGGTCGTCATGTACATCCCGATTTTGCCTTCAACGAACAGCTCCAGCGCCAGCATCTCGTCGTTCAGAGCGAACACCGGAGCCAGATGATCACGATAGATCCAGGCTCGAATTTCGTCAAATCTGCGGATCAGGCTGAGGCGGTCTTCGGGGCTGCGTGTATGACGAAACTGCCGCCACTCCGGCAGCACAAGCGCAGGCCAGCGCGTAATCAAGGAATGGATAGCCGCGCCATACAGATCAATGATTCCGTCCTGATCCAGATCGCGAGTCAGTGCAATAGCGGATCGGGCAAATTGCTCGCGGGACCAGTCGTGTTCCGGAGGGGCCATCTGGTAACGTTCGAACAGCTCCGGATTGTGCATCATCACAACCGGAGAGAAGGTCAGCGGCACGCCCAATTGACGCCCGTCGATCTGGAAGCAGCGCAGAAGCGTCGGATGAATGGCCGGGAGCTCGATTCCCATGTCTATCACTTTTTCAAAATCGTCCAATTGCTTCAGATGCTGAAAATCGCGGTCCTGGACGACGATCAGATCGGGATGAACGCCGACGGAAACAAACTGCCGGCTGTAGACTTCCTTGTTCATGTCGCTTGGAATCGAAATAACCTTGACCCGAATATCGGGATGCCTCTCGTGAAAGGAACGAATCAGAAGAGGCAGGCTGCGTCTCGTAAAGCTGGAAGGGTACGGAGATGCGATAATCAACGTGCTGGAATCGTCCTCCAGATCTAGCGCGGTCGATACCATCGTGCCTCGGCCCTGGATTTTCGTAATCAATCCTTCCAGCGCGAGCTGCTTCAACGCGTTGCGCACGGGCGTTCTGCTCATCATATACTTGTTGCACATGTCATGCTCGGACATGAGGAACTCGCCCGGCTTGATGACCCCCGATAAGATCTGGGTTCGAATCATAGCAGCCAATTCCATATACATAAACTCCGAATCTCTCTTACTCATATCTAAATCCCTCGCTTTTACAAAAACTTTTTTTATCTCTCATTATATACGGGTATTGACTGATATTTCTTTTCCCTGCATACTTATCATCAACTTGTACTTGTAATTTACTTGTACTTGTAACAAACTTATTATCGTCAATTCATTCTAGTACAGGGGCATTTGGATTGTCAAACCAATTATGTCACAGCTTGTTTGACAAGCCTGCTATTGTGGCGCAACGTTCAGCCCGACTCTTGTTCCGTTCAGGCAGAGCGAAAAAATAGAAATGGCTAATCCGGACAGCGCGCGCAGTGTTGATCGGAAGGGGGACGAGCGGCAATATCAATCGGAGACGGGTAACCAGAGCGTTTGCAGAGGCGGCTATTCCGCGTGATCGCTACTGCCGATGACAGAATCGACAGCAAGTCGCGTATTCAAAACGAAAGGCCCGCCCGGGACGGCGCTTCGGCCGCTTCCAGGCCGAGCGGCGGGGACGGACGGGGGTAATCGCACGGAGATAAGATCATATAGAAAAGATCGGGAGGGTTCAGCTTGAATCTGAAAATCCGTAGAACTTTCAAATGCGTGTCAACAGTGGTAGTGGCGGCAATGGTGCCTGCGTTTTTGCTTGGCGCGTGTTCCGGCTCGTCCGGCAATGCAATCGGTACATCGTCGACATCGCCGACATCTGCAGATGCCAGCGTTTCCAAGCCAACCGAGCTTTCGTTATGGATCCCGCTAACCGCCGATTTTAAAGGCAAGAACTACAATGAAAAACCGTCCTTTCAAAAAATGGAAAAAGAAACGAATGTTCATATCAACTTCGAACATGTAAGCGATGCGGATGTTGAAAATCTGTTCAACCTGCTGATGGCCTCCGGCGACTTGCCGGATATGATCTACTACTACAATTGGGATGCGCAGGCTACCAAATACGGCAATAGCGGCGCACTGCTGCCTCTGGAAGATCTCATTCGCGAGAAAGCGCCCAATCTCGAACGGGTATTAAATGAAAATCCGGAAATCCGGGGTCAAATTACATCGCCTGAAGGCCATATTTATTACATTCCCAATATGGCTCTCGATTCCACGCTGCTCGTTCAAATGTTCCCGCAAGTGAGACAGGACTGGTTGGACAAGCTTGGTCTTGAAGCCCCGAAGACGACAGACGACTGGTACACGGTGCTTAAAGCATTTCGCGAAAAGGATGCGAACGGAAACGGAAAAGCGGACGAGTCTCCTTTTGTTTCCATCGGTCTCGACAGCGGCATGAACGGCGCCAGCGGAGCCGCCGGTCTGTTCGCCCCGGCATTCGGCATCGAGTTTGGCTTCTTTGTGGAAGACGGAAAAGTCAAGTACGGTCCGTACGATCCGCGATTCAAGGATTTGATGGCCTTCATGCACAAGCTGGATGCCGAAAATCTGCTGGATACGTCACCGAAAGATTTTGCCGCGCTGCGCGAGAAAGTGCTATCCGGTCAAGCCGGCGCCTGGTTCGGTTGGGCCGGCTCGTATATGGGCACCTTTACCGCGTTGATGAAAGAAAAGGACGCCGCCACTTCTTTTGAAGTCAGTCCGGTGCTGCCGCCAGTCGGTCCGAACGGGGATCAGCGGCATACTTCCCATCGCTGGCCCGCGTCCTCCTTCGGCATTGCGGTCTCTTCCAAAACGGATAAGCCGGAGGAGATCATCAAGTGGCTGGACTATCAGTTCTCCGAAGAAGGCGTTATTTTGAACAACTTCGGGGTTGAAGGGGAAGGGTACACCATGCAGGACGGCAAACCGGTGTACACGGATAAAATCGTCAAGCCGGCGGACGGATCGCCGCCTTCGGTCGCGATTCTTAGCCAAACGATCGGCGGCGGCGCGTGGCCGACCATCACGAATGTAGACGGAGCGCTGCAAATGAACGCGGCGAATGGACAGGCGACAAGTCCGACGGCGCAGTTCGCCTCGTACATCGATCTCAAGAAAAAACTGCCGCCTCTGCAGTTTACAAAAGAAGAAACGGATATCATAGCGCCGATCATGGCGGATTTGAGCTCCTTTATCAAAGAAGCGAGCACCAACTTCGTCAATGGCCAACTGCCGCTGGACAACTTCGATAAATACTTGAAAAACGTAGAAAAAATGAAGTTGTCGGTTGTTCTGGAGCAGTACCAAAAGGCGTATGACCGATTTATTCAACAGTAAACCCCTGGTTTGACCAGCGATTGCAAAAAGCTGCCGCAACGTATTGCGGCAGCCGGCAATCGCAGGAGAACCGGCACAGCGTCGCGATTTTTCGGACAAGAAGGTGGAACGGTGAACAGTGTGGCAGGCGAAAAACAGGCGGACCGGAGTTTTTTCCGGATTTGGAAGCAAGTTCGCACCAATCGATATTTGTATCTCATGCTCATTCCGGTCGTCGGTTATTTTCTTATCTTTAACTATAAGCCGATGTACGGGGCGATTATTGCCTTCAAAGATTTTAATCCGTATGCGGGCATTAACGGAAGCGATTGGGTAGGGCTCAAGCATTTCCGGCAGTTTTTCGAGAGCTTTTATTTTGGGAGGCTGTTGCGCAACACCATTTTGCTCAGCGTGTACTCCCTGGCCGTCATCTTTCCGGCCTCGATTATTCTTGCGCTTCTGTTAAATGAAGTTCGGAACAAGTGGT from the Cohnella hashimotonis genome contains:
- a CDS encoding DegT/DnrJ/EryC1/StrS family aminotransferase, encoding MSETKREKLAIDGGTPVKTTPFGTGKRFGEEELEQLREALDQNTLFYHFGGKVRQFLGDFNAMYGVKRSVATSSGTAAIHVALGAAGVTAGDEVITSPITDQGTVIGILYQNAIPVFADVLPDTYNLDPASVEAKITPRTKAIVVVHLAGNPCDMDALMSIARRHNLKLIEDCAQSYLTTYKGRLIGTIGDYGCFSTNDFKHISTGDGGIVTVNSGNDEDYAVTHAFADKNYQRFTNAVQREIHHLAPNYRMTELQGAVGIAQLRKLPWICAKRTEYGNRLTEALAGLPGLVPPKVTEGGTSTYWFYLFRLEPSRLSGTVDEFCAALQAEGIPCSRGYIPQPIYMQSMLRNREAYPGTHYPFELSPEIAYGEGLCPVAEEVLRTSVRLTISEFYTGDDIEAMIEAVRKVAASRIG
- a CDS encoding S-layer homology domain-containing protein, whose amino-acid sequence is MGYTIRLPLSIILVSALLISLLAPTVYGADTPDTRIPLSIDNPGFETSDATGVPDGNWWQFEGNPASVSSASAHSGDYSLLLNDSGVKMYSSHFPVTPGKTYTIEGYAFMQDNAQFEFNLRFIDNSGDPIAGHKTVAVSGSEGEWQHISSTDVAPPNAASALIYLVGSQTGSAYLDDVSAYEEPGEPLPPSLLNPGFEAAAEAGIPGWTQVYGTEGFNLATDVKRSGSQSLQVIDTRTDLSYWLYSSKITAEPGKSYALSGYVHAVSGSVTLNIAYFNAEGAVISYSGETIAPASGAEWQLVEHSSVAPQGSNAAVVFIYSGYGSVGEAYYDDIALEQAADFGPEFKAPELLGPVVQASPTVGGEFKPYAAQGGELYFAVSGSTDNPASFYAVNAMNGDILFTQKVPGITHLYAIVQGSDGRIYFSGTNDGILYRYDPQEKKITNLGANPSDKWVWDLAASADGKIYGSTTGSAKVFEYDIASGAFTDLGPIRVNDAQTYARGIAVTDRYVYVALGLPDAVVRLDRENGAQQEIVTPYSGQARMGADVWVYGGKVLIRDERSSLIVIDEQSLEVEANLVFKQKVSPPSPTNPDYIYYKNDGSLYRYSLSGKQTEKIGGIPTLPMSVPSQIGWVTPDSGPKAGKPVLAMLLEYTEYILIDPDDGWTQSKAMDIDTTGIEIQSIEIGDDGRVYTGGYVTAMSIYNPATGAVEHNAANFPQPEGIGFLNGKTYFGTYGGAVMYRYDPALPFQFGYTSDSNPGLAYDIGNAQDRPFALESGDDKLFVGTIPTYGYLGGSLTVYDDTTGEWKEFNNVIHNQSIIGMAYKDGKIYGGTSIWGGGGSTPTEEKAKIFVWDVQSEQVVKEATPVIPGIDVAPKMIGDLSFGPDGLLWTISSGTVFALDPNTLEVVKSKMIFPSNYVSNSTWRPYYIRWGDDGTLYTTLNRQLVAIQPSTLAWKVLDSGTISLMDRADDGTLYYAKGANMYRMALKDVALPSAVEAVELVLNGTWEKGEQGHSKVYALTDLGTKVDVTVQAKYASSSEAVAAVGASGAVSALGAGRSLVSASYGGRTATVEIVVSADDGPTSTPIPTTTPSPSPFLAPLTLTAGTVTYTITDEQIRSGKLILPGSEAELRINELLKLAERNNQLILVLQSEGASLEIPVAQLVEKSAGRQRITLRLQEAPASLADSARRLATSGGSRLLTTPVGVDIRDDQNKPLSLNLFDLKLMMKSGDQESAHHAVMLPKASGQLRFIPSVVRENGTIQIPAPFVAEGYYALVSDRDIYFADMKQHWAQSAVERLAAKGLVNGRSAQVFDPDASVSRGEFAALLARSFALDLLGSATADKTFRDVPADSPYAASVAAAARAGVIEGDKADSFRPDDVVTRQELAAMLARALALTGSRLPEALVDMGRFTDYDASHWASPSVAALTASDILKGDDQGRLRLSESASRAEAATLLQRTLAYARFLDES
- a CDS encoding extracellular solute-binding protein, with amino-acid sequence MELAAMIRTQILSGVIKPGEFLMSEHDMCNKYMMSRTPVRNALKQLALEGLITKIQGRGTMVSTALDLEDDSSTLIIASPYPSSFTRRSLPLLIRSFHERHPDIRVKVISIPSDMNKEVYSRQFVSVGVHPDLIVVQDRDFQHLKQLDDFEKVIDMGIELPAIHPTLLRCFQIDGRQLGVPLTFSPVVMMHNPELFERYQMAPPEHDWSREQFARSAIALTRDLDQDGIIDLYGAAIHSLITRWPALVLPEWRQFRHTRSPEDRLSLIRRFDEIRAWIYRDHLAPVFALNDEMLALELFVEGKIGMYMTTLLGFDDAWDYPLTSIPGSNSGLLIANGMLVTRASRKKKEAKLFLELLLDREVQLRVSETSGLLSPLTDVNQSIRGEERMEAIGADDRTLDQSLYIHDLLPDPEAVHELYGRMKHYWSGMETAEAMLERISDLMEPITGH
- a CDS encoding extracellular solute-binding protein; its protein translation is MNLKIRRTFKCVSTVVVAAMVPAFLLGACSGSSGNAIGTSSTSPTSADASVSKPTELSLWIPLTADFKGKNYNEKPSFQKMEKETNVHINFEHVSDADVENLFNLLMASGDLPDMIYYYNWDAQATKYGNSGALLPLEDLIREKAPNLERVLNENPEIRGQITSPEGHIYYIPNMALDSTLLVQMFPQVRQDWLDKLGLEAPKTTDDWYTVLKAFREKDANGNGKADESPFVSIGLDSGMNGASGAAGLFAPAFGIEFGFFVEDGKVKYGPYDPRFKDLMAFMHKLDAENLLDTSPKDFAALREKVLSGQAGAWFGWAGSYMGTFTALMKEKDAATSFEVSPVLPPVGPNGDQRHTSHRWPASSFGIAVSSKTDKPEEIIKWLDYQFSEEGVILNNFGVEGEGYTMQDGKPVYTDKIVKPADGSPPSVAILSQTIGGGAWPTITNVDGALQMNAANGQATSPTAQFASYIDLKKKLPPLQFTKEETDIIAPIMADLSSFIKEASTNFVNGQLPLDNFDKYLKNVEKMKLSVVLEQYQKAYDRFIQQ